A portion of the Jaculus jaculus isolate mJacJac1 chromosome 5, mJacJac1.mat.Y.cur, whole genome shotgun sequence genome contains these proteins:
- the LOC123460719 gene encoding neuromodulin-like produces MGFSSVVLPQESSSTVRRQPSREKADPSEKADPSETADPSEKADPSEKAGSSEKAGSSEKADPSEKAGSSEKADPSEKAGSSEKADPSEKAGSSEKAGSSEKADPSEKAGSSEKADPSEKAGSSEKADPSEKAGSSEKADPSEKADPSEKAGSSEKAGSSEKAGSSEKAGSSEKADPSEKAGSSEKAGSSEKADPSEKAGSSEKADPSEKAGSSEKAGSSEKAGSSEKAGSSEKADPSEKAGPSEKAGSSEKADSSEKAGSSEKADSSEKAGPSEKAGSSEKAGPSEKAGSSEKADPSEKAGSSEKAGSSEKADPSEKAGSSEKAGPSEKAGSSEKADPSEKADPSEKAGPSEKADPSEKAGPSEKAGSSEKADPSEKAGPQLEGRS; encoded by the exons aTGGGCTTCTCCTCTGTGGTGCTACCG CAAGAAAGTAGTTCAACAGTCAGAAGGCAGCCTAGCAGAGAGAAGGCAGACCCCAGTGAGAAGGCAGACCCCAGTGAGACGGCAGACCCCAGTGAGAAGGCAGACCCCAGTGAGAAGGCAGGCTCCAGTGAGAAGGCAGGCTCCAGTGAGAAGGCAGACCCCAGTGAGAAGGCTGGCTCCAGTGAGAAGGCAGACCCCAGTGAGAAGGCAGGCTCCAGTGAGAAAGCAGACCCCAGTGAGAAGGCAGGCTCCAGTGAGAAGGCAGGCTCCAGTGAGAAGGCAGACCCCAGTGAGAAGGCTGGCTCCAGTGAGAAGGCAGACCCCAGTGAGAAGGCTGGCTCCAGTGAGAAGGCAGACCCCAGTGAGAAGGCTGGCTCCAGTGAGAAGGCAGACCCCAGTGAGAAGGCAGACCCCAGTGAGAAGGCTGGCTCCAGTGAGAAGGCAGGCTCCAGTGAGAAGGCTGGCTCCAGTGAGAAGGCTGGCTCCAGTGAGAAGGCAGACCCCAGTGAGAAGGCTGGCTCCAGTGAGAAGGCAGGCTCCAGTGAGAAGGCAGACCCCAGTGAGAAGGCTGGCTCCAGTGAGAAGGCAGACCCCAGTGAGAAGGCTGGCTCCAGTGAGAAGGCTGGCTCCAGTGAGAAGGCAGGCTCCAGTGAGAAGGCTGGCTCCAGTGAGAAGGCAGACCCCAGTGAGAAGGCAGGCCCCAGTGAGAAGGCTGGCTCCAGTGAGAAGGCAGACTCTAGTGAGAAGGCTGGCTCCAGTGAGAAGGCAGACTCTAGTGAGAAGGCTGGCCCCAGTGAGAAGGCTGGCTCCAGTGAGAAGGCAGGCCCCAGTGAGAAGGCTGGCTCCAGTGAGAAGGCAGACCCCAGTGAAAAGGCAGGCTCCAGTGAGAAGGCTGGCTCCAGTGAGAAGGCAGACCCCAGTGAGAAGGCAGGCTCCAGTGAGAAGGCTGGCCCCAGTGAGAAGGCTGGCTCCAGTGAGAAGGCAGACCCCAGTGAGAAGGCAGACCCCAGTGAGAAGGCAGGCCCCAGTGAGAAGGCAGACCCCAGTGAGAAGGCAGGCCCCAGTGAGAAGGCAGGCTCCAGTGAGAAGGCAGACCCCAGTGAGAAGGCAGGCCCACAGTTGGAAGGCAGGTCCTGA